One Spiroplasma endosymbiont of Nebria brevicollis DNA window includes the following coding sequences:
- a CDS encoding ABC transporter ATP-binding protein codes for MSQSIKNEKLVTISNVSKKYGSKTTVKNFSLDIYPGERIALIGANGSGKSTISEIIGGIRKPTSGSVIKKNKVVIGIQFQDSRYPHGITVMDMIKYYLQTFNIEITKEQLNKMLSNYQILHLTNKMVQSLSGGQQQRLNILLSVIHQPDLVILDEVSTGLDIEVREEIFEFLQTNIVEKNVAMLLVSHNMSEIERFCTRVIFMNEGEIIEETTVQDIIKIHGCVEKYMHDQLWKYKKQQQVEIDSKKATIKNAQSLVTKTTMNKHTSLLELIAKYFIRGFFVPFFIFIYPILTLFLQGFAFEGVGQEALQKLVVGISVMQIISIGIFFVPQTIIEFKSSVLMKRIGATNIHPSLFVGVIITLGIIFSVLAFLWTLLWTGIFFGSKFGWVITSTPVQLWTSLPWIIINIC; via the coding sequence ATGTCGCAATCAATAAAAAATGAAAAATTAGTGACAATTAGTAATGTTAGTAAAAAGTATGGCAGTAAGACTACTGTTAAAAACTTTAGTTTAGATATTTACCCTGGTGAAAGAATCGCCTTAATTGGTGCTAATGGTAGTGGTAAATCAACGATTAGTGAAATCATTGGTGGGATAAGAAAACCGACTTCTGGTAGTGTTATCAAAAAAAATAAAGTTGTCATTGGAATCCAATTCCAAGATTCACGTTATCCTCACGGTATAACAGTTATGGATATGATTAAATATTATTTACAAACTTTTAATATTGAAATTACTAAAGAACAATTAAACAAAATGTTAAGTAATTATCAAATTTTGCACCTTACTAACAAGATGGTACAAAGTTTATCAGGTGGCCAACAACAACGACTTAACATTTTATTAAGTGTTATCCATCAACCAGATCTTGTGATTCTTGATGAAGTATCAACAGGATTGGATATTGAAGTTCGAGAAGAAATCTTTGAATTTCTCCAAACTAATATTGTTGAAAAAAATGTTGCTATGCTTCTAGTTTCACATAACATGAGCGAAATTGAACGGTTTTGTACACGTGTTATTTTCATGAATGAAGGTGAAATCATTGAAGAGACTACAGTACAAGATATTATTAAAATTCATGGTTGCGTTGAAAAATATATGCATGATCAATTATGAAAATATAAAAAACAACAACAAGTTGAGATTGATAGTAAAAAAGCAACTATTAAAAATGCACAATCCTTAGTTACAAAAACCACTATGAACAAACATACATCATTATTAGAATTAATTGCTAAGTATTTTATTCGTGGATTCTTTGTTCCATTCTTTATTTTCATATATCCAATCTTAACTTTATTCTTGCAAGGTTTTGCCTTTGAAGGTGTTGGTCAAGAAGCATTACAAAAATTAGTTGTTGGAATTTCAGTTATGCAAATTATTTCCATTGGTATTTTCTTTGTTCCACAAACTATTATTGAATTCAAAAGTTCGGTGTTGATGAAACGAATAGGTGCAACCAATATCCATCCTAGTTTGTTTGTAGGAGTAATTATTACTTTGGGAATTATTTTCTCAGTATTAGCATTTTTATGAACTTTATTATGAACAGGAATCTTTTTTGGCAGTAAGTTTGGTTGAGTTATTACTTCAACCCCAGTTCAATTATGAACATCATTACCATGAATTATTATTAATATTTGTTAA